Sequence from the Mobula hypostoma chromosome 11, sMobHyp1.1, whole genome shotgun sequence genome:
gcagcaataattacAGAGTTTGACACCAACAGTCAGTTTTGAActtgcctctggatccagcatgcagcttatttaaactttttccccagtgtgaactcggtaGTGTGCCACGAGGTtggatgagtgagtgaatcccttcccgcattcggagcaggtgaacggcctctctccagtgtgaactcggtaGTGGACCACAAGggtagatgactgagtgaatcccttcccacattcagagcaggtgaacggccgctcccctgtgtgaattcgctgatgtagcTTCAATTGAAATGATCGaggaaatcccttcccacagtctgagcagatgaaaggcatctctccagtgtgaactgactggtgtgccagtaggtcagatgaccgagagaatcccttcccacagtccaagcaggtgaatggcctctccccagtgtgaacttgctgatgtaccttcagatgaGATGACCGTGTGAATCTttttccacagtctgagcagatgaatggtttctcctcagtgtgaactgactggtgtgcca
This genomic interval carries:
- the LOC134353895 gene encoding zinc finger protein 239-like → MPFTCSDCGKGFPHSSQLRVHQRVHTGERPFTCSDCGKRFTQSSHLQRHQQVHTGERPFTCSVCGKRFTQLSNLHAHQSVHTGERPFTCSDCEKGFSRSSHLLAHQSVHTEEKPFICSDCGKRFTRSSHLKVHQQVHTGERPFTCLDCGKGFSRSSDLLAHQSVHTGEMPFICSDCGKGFPRSFQLKLHQRIHTGERPFTCSECGKGFTQSSTLVVHYRVHTGERPFTCSECGKGFTHSSNLVAHYRVHTGEKV